One window of Watersipora subatra chromosome 3, tzWatSuba1.1, whole genome shotgun sequence genomic DNA carries:
- the LOC137390421 gene encoding uncharacterized protein → MASSSLKNSPSLFTSKSTPSISNTEVEDDHDSDQDIMVAATLVTMDETRGAIQEAFSIGKKWNPAWDRQLKRRDNEIGEERQIILASPRKIAQSSIQELILVHLVVFFIFQNGAVCVIKAALEGWANWWANSKSLKIQEYFLNQWMSEDMPKKRMECYRHDRFLFSVRTNNGIEHINKRFKQNFSHYKTNNGLTRVLHIIVTHFTHFLFDRYSAHVEGLMTTSIWARLQRDDIVWQLQ, encoded by the exons atggcttcatcatcgctAAAAaactctcctagtctttttacatcgaaatcaactccatcaatctctaataccgaagttgaggacgaccATGATTCTGATcaggacattatg GTTGCTGCTACATTAGTAACAATGGACGAGACTCGAGGAGCTATTCAGGAAGCTTTCAGTATCGGGAAGAAATGGAATCCA GCCTGGGACAGACAGTTGAAAAGAAGAGACAATGAAATCGGAGAAGAACGGCAGATCATACTCGCATCACCAAGGAAAATTGCACAGTCTAG TATACAAGAGTTGATTTTAGTACATCTagttgtttttttcatatttcagaACGGAGCAGTATGTGTCATCAAGGCAGCTTTAGAGGGGTGGGCAAACTGGTGGGCAAATTCCAAATCCCTCAAGATACAAGAGTACTTCCTAAACCAGTGGATGAGTGAGGATATGCCCAAG AAGCGGATGGAGTGTTATAGGCATGATAGATTCCTGTTTAGTGTACGCACCAACAACGGCATCGAACACATCAACAAACGTTTCAAGCAGAACTTTTCACACTACAAGACCAACAACGGTCTCACCAGGGTGCTCCACATAATCGTGACTCACTTCACACACTTTCTCTTCGACAG ATATTCTGCACATGTCGAAGGCCTCATGACAACATCGATTTGGGCTCGCCTGCAGAGAGATGATATTGTGTGGCAGTTGCAATGA